In Nostoc sp. GT001, a genomic segment contains:
- a CDS encoding sodium:solute symporter family protein: protein MSVEIWTIVLVGLSFVVYIYIGWQSRVENSKDFFIAGQGIPSIANGAATAADWMSAASFISMAGLISFLGYDGSIYLMGWTGGYVLLALLLAPYLRKFGKYTVPDFVGDRYYSNIARLVAVVAAIFVSLTYVAGQMRGVGIVFSRFLQVDINTGVIIGMVIVGFFSVLGGMKGITWTQVAQYCVLIFAYLIPAIAIAWFLTGNPIPQLAFTFSNIGEKLNQIQVDLGFKQYTEPFVNKSMLDVLFTTIALMVGTAGLPHIIVRFYTVPSVRAARFSAGWALLFIAILYTTAPALSMFARYNLIDSLHNHTVAEVQQLDWATKWEKTKLLAFDDINKDGRFQLTPNKETNEIKIDPDIIVLSTPEVAKLPPWVIGLVAAGGLAAALSTASGLLLVISSSIAHDIYYRIIDSSASEQKRVFVGRIMVGFSLVLVGYFGVNPPGFVSQVVAFAFGLAAASFFPVIFLGIFDKRTNSEGAIAGMLTGLIFTIIYIVGVKFGGMQPWFFGVSPEGIGTLGMLINFAVTLVVSRLTPPPPAEIQAMVENLRTPLIEE, encoded by the coding sequence GTGTCAGTTGAAATTTGGACTATTGTATTAGTTGGACTTTCCTTTGTCGTCTACATTTATATTGGTTGGCAATCACGAGTCGAAAATAGTAAAGACTTCTTTATAGCAGGTCAAGGAATACCCTCAATTGCTAATGGTGCAGCCACCGCCGCCGACTGGATGTCCGCAGCCTCATTTATTTCAATGGCGGGGCTAATTTCTTTTTTGGGTTACGACGGTTCTATTTATTTAATGGGGTGGACGGGAGGCTATGTACTACTGGCATTATTGCTAGCTCCCTACTTACGGAAATTTGGTAAGTATACAGTGCCAGATTTCGTAGGCGATCGCTACTACTCTAATATCGCCCGTTTGGTGGCAGTAGTTGCAGCTATTTTCGTCTCTCTCACCTATGTTGCTGGACAAATGCGGGGTGTGGGGATTGTTTTTAGCCGCTTCCTCCAAGTAGATATCAATACAGGTGTGATCATCGGTATGGTGATCGTGGGCTTTTTCTCTGTGTTAGGGGGGATGAAAGGCATTACCTGGACACAAGTAGCACAATACTGTGTGTTGATTTTTGCTTACCTGATTCCAGCGATCGCGATCGCCTGGTTTCTCACTGGTAATCCTATTCCCCAACTAGCATTTACCTTCAGTAATATTGGAGAAAAACTCAATCAAATTCAGGTTGACCTGGGGTTTAAGCAGTATACTGAGCCATTTGTGAACAAGTCGATGCTAGATGTGCTGTTCACTACCATTGCTTTGATGGTAGGCACGGCTGGCTTACCCCATATCATAGTTCGGTTTTACACAGTACCAAGCGTGCGTGCAGCTCGCTTTTCTGCTGGTTGGGCATTGCTATTTATTGCCATTCTTTATACAACCGCTCCAGCCTTGTCGATGTTTGCCCGCTACAACCTGATCGATTCCTTGCATAATCATACGGTTGCAGAAGTGCAACAGCTAGACTGGGCGACCAAGTGGGAAAAAACTAAACTGTTGGCTTTTGATGACATAAATAAGGATGGGCGTTTCCAGTTAACTCCAAATAAGGAGACTAATGAAATAAAGATCGACCCAGATATCATCGTGCTTTCCACCCCAGAGGTAGCTAAACTGCCTCCGTGGGTGATTGGCTTGGTAGCGGCTGGCGGTTTGGCTGCTGCTTTGTCTACAGCATCAGGTTTATTGCTGGTAATTTCCAGTTCCATCGCCCACGATATCTACTACCGGATCATAGATTCATCAGCCTCAGAACAAAAACGGGTGTTTGTCGGGCGGATCATGGTAGGTTTTTCCCTCGTTCTCGTCGGCTATTTTGGGGTGAATCCGCCAGGATTTGTGAGTCAGGTAGTGGCTTTTGCCTTTGGTTTAGCCGCCGCTAGTTTCTTTCCGGTGATTTTCTTGGGAATTTTCGACAAGCGCACCAATTCAGAAGGTGCGATCGCCGGTATGTTGACGGGTTTAATTTTTACGATTATCTACATTGTCGGCGTCAAGTTTGGCGGTATGCAACCTTGGTTTTTTGGGGTTTCTCCAGAAGGAATTGGTACTTTGGGGATGCTAATCAACTTTGCTGTCACCCTAGTAGTTTCGCGCCTAACACCACCTCCTCCAGCAGAAATTCAAGCGATGGTAGAAAACCTGCGCACCCCATTGATTGAAGAATAG
- a CDS encoding DUF4212 domain-containing protein, whose product MDEDQRRSYWRANTALIRNLLIVWALVSLVFSILLVQPLNAIRFFGVPFGFWMAQQGSILVFVALIFIYAFQMDKLDAKYNIKK is encoded by the coding sequence ATGGATGAAGATCAGCGCCGTTCTTATTGGCGTGCTAATACTGCTTTAATTCGTAATCTTTTAATTGTCTGGGCATTGGTTTCCCTAGTTTTCAGTATTTTGTTGGTTCAACCTTTGAATGCAATACGGTTTTTTGGCGTACCCTTTGGCTTTTGGATGGCGCAACAAGGATCAATCCTAGTATTTGTGGCTTTGATTTTTATTTATGCCTTTCAAATGGACAAGCTAGACGCCAAATACAATATCAAGAAGTGA